CGTGCCGATCATGGCCGGCGGCGTCGGCGAAGGCGCGATTCCGCTGTCGATCGGTTATTCGGAACTGATGCACCTGCCGCAGGGCGAGATGTTCGCGATGGTGCTGCCGCCGGTGATGCTCGGCAGCCTGACCGCGATCATCCTGTCGGGCGCGCTCGACATGCTCGGCAAGCGCCTGCCGCACCTGACCGGCAACGGCCGCCTGCAAGTGGGCGAAACGGGCGACATGACGCCGGAAAGCGAGGAGATCCGCGGCCACGTCGACGTCACGCACATCGCGGGCGCCGGCATCACGGCAATCACGCTGTACCTCGTCGGCCTGATGGCGTTCAAGCTGTTCGGCCTGCCCGCGCCGGTCGCGATGCTGTTCCTCGCGGTGCTCGTGAAACTCGCGCGCGCGGTGTCGCCGCCGCTGCAGGAAGGCGCGTTCGTCGTCTACAAGTTCTTCTCGACCGCCGTCACGTATCCACTGCTGTTCGCGATCGGCGTCGCGATGACGCCGTGGGACAAGCTGACCGCCGCCTTCACGATCGTCAACGTCGTGACGATCGTGTCGACCGTCGCGACGCTGATGGGCACCGGTTTCGTGGTCGGCCGCCTGATGAAGATGTACCCTATCGACACCGCAATCGTGAACGCCTGCCACAGCGGGCAAGGCGGCACCGGCGACGTCGCGATCCTGACCGCCGCGAACCGGATGCAACTGATGCCGTTCGCGCAGATCGCGACGCGCATCGGCGGCGCAATCGTCGTCACGGTGACGCTGATCCTGGTCGCGCATTTCGGATGATGCGCCGCCGCGCGCAGCGTCGCGCCGGCCGCTTCGCACGCGCCGCCGCCGGCTTTGCCGGTGCGCGGCGCGCGTCGTTACGGATTAGGGCCTGTTCACGCTAATAGCGGGCTTCGATGAGGGCGAACGTGCAAACAGGCTTCAAGGGAATCCCGTGGTGGGGCTGGGCGTCGGCGGCCGCGCTGTATGTCGGCGTGGCGGGCGCGGCCGTCGATTTCGCGTGGGAACGCGCGATCGACGCGCTCGAGGAAACCGGCGCGCACCGGCTCGACCTGTATGCGTCGAGCCTGAAGAGCGAGCTCGGCCGCTTCGAGATCCTGCCCGGCCTGGTCGCGCGCCAGGACCGCGTGCGCGCGATGCTGAAGGCTGTGCCGCACGACGCGCCCGAGCTCGTGCACACCGTGAACACCTACCTCGAAGCCGTGAACCGCGACGCGGGCAGCGGCGCCGTCGACGTGATCGACCTGCAGGGCGAGGTGATCGCCGCCAGCAACTGGAACGAGACGATCAGCTTCGTCGGCACCAACGTGTCGTACCGGCCGTACTTCAAGGACGCGCTCGCGCGCGGCAGCGGCCGCTTCTTCGGCATCGGCACCAACACCGGCGTGCCGGGCGTCTACTTCGCCAGCGCGGTGCGCGACGACGGCGTGCCGATCGGCGTGGCCGCCGTGAAGATCAGCGTCGATTCGCTCGAATCGGCCTGGCGCGCGCCGGGCGTCGCCGCGATGGTCGTCGACAGCAACGGCGTGGTCGTGATCTCGACCGAACCCGCCTGGAAATTCACCGCGTTGCGCCCGATCACCGCGCAGCAGCAGCGCGACATCCAGGCGTCGCGGCAATACGCGGGCCGCACCGTCGACGCGCTGCCGTATCGCCGCATCGGCGAGCGCAGCACGGCCGCGTGGTTCGGCACGTTCCCCGATCTGCGCCGCACCGGCCGCACCACGCGCTATCTCGTGATGTCGCGCCCCGCGCCGCAGGCCGGCGATTCGCTGATGGTGCTGCTCGACATCGCCGGCGCGCGCCGCCAGCAGCAGACGGCGTTCGTGTTCGTCACCGGCGCGTTCCTGATCGCCGCGCTGCTGGCCGGCTACGCGATCCAGCGCCGCCGTGCGATCGTCGCGCGGCTGAGTGCGCAGGACGCGCTGCGCCGCGCGAACGACCGGCTCGAGCTCACCGTCGCGCAGCGCACGGCCGCGCTGACGGCCGCGAACGAGCGGATGCAGCGCGAAATCGACGAGCGCGAGCGCACCGAGCAGCGGTTGCGCGCTTCGCAGCAGGAAGTCGTGCACGCGGGCAAGCTCGCGGTGCTCGGGCAGATGGCCGCCGGCCTCACGCACGAGCTGAACCAGCCGCTCGTCGCGATCCGCACGCTGTGCGACAACGCGCGCACGTTCTTCGCGCGCGGCCAGCCCGCGCAGGCGGATGCGAATCTCGAACGGATCGGCAAGCTCGTCGACAGCATGGCCGTGCTCACCGGCGAGCTGAAGACCTTCGCGCGCAAGCCGGACGTCGAGCGCGTCGCGGTGTCGCTGAACGAAGCCGTCGCGCATGCGCGGCTCATCTACGACGCGCGGATCCGCGACGAAGGCGTGCGGCTCGACGTGAACATCGCGCCCGGCACGACGGTGTCGGCCGAATCGAGCCAGTTGCAGCAGGTGATCGTGAACCTGCTCGGCAATGCGCTCGACGCGGTGCATGACGCGCCCGTGCGCCGCATCGTCATCGAGGCCGCCGACGCGGACGAAGCGGGCCGCGTGCGCTTCACGGTCACCGACAGCGGCGCCGGCATCGCGCCCGACGTGCTGCCGCACCTGTTCGAGCCGTTCGTCACGACCAAGCCGCGCGGCCAGGGCCTCGGGCTCGGCCTCGCGATCACGTCGCGCATCGTCGAGGCGTTCGGCGCGAAGATCGCCGCGACGAACCGCGACGAAGGCGGCGCGCAGTTCAGTATCGAATTCGCGGCGGCGACGCCGCAAAGGACAGAGCATGGAAGATGAGATTCGGGTGCTGGTCGTCGAGGACGATGAAAACGTCCGCATCGGCGTCGAGCAGGCCGTCGCGCTCGCCGGGTTCCCGGTCGACGCGTTCGCGTCGGCCGCCGACGCGCTTGCGCACGTCGCGCCCGGCGCGCCGGTCGTGATCGTGTCGGACGTGCGGATGCCGGGCATCGACGGGCTGCAGTTGCTCGACCGCGTGATGGCCGTCGATGCGCAGATCCCGGTCGTGCTGATCAGCGGCCACGCGGATATCTCGACGGCCGTCGGCGCGATGCAGGTCGGCGCGTACGACTTCATCGAGAAGCCGTTCTCGTCGGACGTGATCGCGGGCCGCGTCGCGCGCGCGGTCGAGAAGCGCCGCCTGACGCTGGAGGTGCAGGGGCTGCGCGCTGCGCTGCACAACTGGCAGGGCATCGAGGCGTTCGTGCTCGGCAAGTCGCCCGCGATGGCCGATGTGCGCAAGAAGATCCTGCGCCTCGCCGATACGTCGGTGTCCGTGCTGATCTCCGGCGAAACCGGCACCGGCAAGGAGCTGATCGCGCGCAGCCTGCACGACTTCGGCGGCCGGCGCGACGCGCATTTCGTCGCGCTGAACTGCGGCGGGCTGCCCGAGCAGATCTTCGAGAGCGAACTGTTCGGGCACGAAGCCGGCGCGTTCACCGGCGCGATCAAGAAACGCATCGGCAAGATCGAATGGGCGCACGGCGGCACGCTGTTCCTCGACGAGATCGAGACGATGCCGATTTCGCTGCAGATCAAGATGCTGCGCGTGCTGCAGGAGCGCGTGGTCGAGCGGCTCGGCGCGAACGAGCTGATTCCGGTCGATTGCCGCGTGATCGCCGCGTCGAAGGCCGATCTCGCCGAACTCGCGGCCGACGGGCGGTTCCGCGCGGATCTGCTGTATCGCCTGAACGTCGCACAGATCGAGCTGCCGCCGCTGCGCGAGCGGCGCGAGGACGTGCCGTTGCTGTTCGAGCATTTCGTGCTCGCGGCCGCGCGGCGCTTCGGGCAGCCGGCGCCGGTCGTCACGGCTGCACAGGTATCCGAACTGATGACGCATGCGTGGCCCGGCAACGTGCGCGAACTGCAGAACGTGGCCGACCGCTTCGTGCTCGGGCTGACCGGCGACAGCCTGCTGTCGTCCGGCGGCGCACCGGCGGTGGGCGGCACGCTCGCGGAACAGCTCGCATATTTCGAGCGCATGTTGATCGAGGACATGCTGCGGCGTCACAACGGCAACGTTGCGGACGCAAGCATCGCGCTCGGCATGCCGAAGAAGACGCTTTATCACAAGCTGCGCAACCTGCGGATTCCCGCGCGCGGCGACGCGGCGGCCGACGGCGGCGAATGACGCGAACGAGGATACGCACCCCAGCATGGATCGCATCGAAGTCACCGAACGCGGCCGCATCGACGGCCACCTGATCCGCGGCGTCACGCGCGCGCAGAAGACCTTCCGCCCCAGCGACTGGCCCGAGCGCCTCGCGGGCGTCATCACGCTGTTCGTCGGCGAACGGCGGCCCGGCTATCCGTGCGCACTGTCGCGGCTCGCGATGCCCGTCGTCGACGGCGGCGTCAAATGCCTGATCGTGTCGGACGAACTGCGCGACGTGTGCGCGGACGCGTTCGACTTCGCGATGCGGTTCGCCGCCGACAACGACCTTCCCGTCGAGCTTCAGAGCGCGCCCGCATTGACGGTGCGCTGACGCCAAAACCGCCTGCTTCTCCCTGATTTTCCGGTGCGATTGCGCGTGCGTGCAGGCCGCCGCGCACCCTTTCGACGATGAAATGAATCGTCAGATGATTGAAGGCTTCGACATACCCCCACGCTCCGACAGGGGTTTGCGGCGCAGCCATCAATAAAATTGATCGTCACGATGAAAATTATGCGTTTTCCTTGCAGGTAGCCGTGAGGCATAGTTGCGTCGTGTTGACGCACCTTTGAGTCTTTCAGTCATGAACATGCGAATCGAGCCGTCCGTGCTCGCGAATCCCGACCTGCAATTTGCGACGCTTTCGTCAGGCATCAGCCTGCCGTATTTCGAGCGGGGCAGCGGCGCGCCGATGGTGTTCGTGCACGGCTCGCTGTGCGACTACCGCTACTGGGATCCGCAACTCGCATCGCTGTCGGCTCACTACCGCTGCATCGCGCCGAGCCTCAGCCACTACTGGCCGGCCGTCGAAGCCGGCATCCAGGACGAGTTCAGCTGGCAGAACCACGTCGACGAGCTCGCCGAATTCATCGACGCGCTCGATCTCGGCCCCGTGCATCTGGTCGGCCATTCGCGCGGCGGCAGCGTCGCGTTCAACGTCGCGCGCCAGCATCCGCACCTCGTCGAATCGCTCGTGCTCGCCGATCCGGGCGGCCCGCTGCAACAGCCGGGCGTGCGCGAAGCCGCGCTGCCGGCTGCCGCGATCGCGCTGCGCACGAACGCGGTGAACCTGATCGGGCAAGGCGATGTGGAGTCGGGCCTCGAGATGTTCGTCGATTCCGTGAGCCTGCCCGGCGCATGGAAAAAGAGCACGTCGCGCTTCCGCACGATGGCGATCGACAACGCGAGCACGCTGCCGAAGCAGCTGCGCGACCCGCTGCCCGCGTATTCGCAGCACACAGCTGGCGATATCGCGTGCCGCACGCTGCTGATCGACGGCCAGCGCAGCCCGAAGATGTTCCGCAACAACGTCGACACGCTGTCGCAGTGGATCGGCGATGCGCAACGGCAGACCGTCGCCGGCGCATCGCACGGCATGAATGCGGCGAGCCCCGCCGTGTTCAACCGCTACGTGCACGAGTTCGTCGCCGCGTAAGCGCGCGGGCGGCGTTCGTTCCGCCCGGGTTTCCGCCTCGTTCTTCAGAAGCGATGCAGGCATGGCCCGCATCGCTTCGTTCCTTCAGCCGCCGTGCGTCACCGGCGCATCCGTTCCGTAGATCTGCCTGCGCAATTCGGCCAGCCGCGTGTCGAGCGCCGCGCGCTGCTGTTCGCGATCCGGCACCGTGCGCACCACCTCGTCGATGATCTTGCGGCTCTGCGCGACATAGTCGGCATCCTGCCGCTCGCGCGCCGGCGATGCCGGCCGCTCGCCCATCGCGAGATCGCGCAGATGGTCGCGCAATGCGTCGCTCGCGGCCTGGCGCGCGCCCGCATCGGATTCGGCGTCCTGCCACAGCAGATCCGCGAGCCCGGACGCTTCACGCGGATCGAGCCTGCCCGCATCGGCATCCGCACGCAGTTGCGTCAGCAACGAACGGGCGCGCGCCTGCCGGTCGGCCGCATTCAGCGCGTCGCGTTCGTGCGCATAGCCGTCGAGCTGCGCGCGGAAATTGATCGGCGACGCGTTCGCCTGGTTCGTCATGGTGGATTCCTGGCTGACAGTGGTGGAAGAAGCGGCCTGCGGCGCGCCGCCCGGGCGGCCGGCCCACATCACGACGGCCGACGCGACGGCGCCCGCCGCCAGCGCGACCGCGCTCCATGCGATTCCGGTTCGGTTCATCATGCGGTTCCCGTCACGCGCGCGAAGAGCGGATCGGTCACGCTCGCCGCGCCGGTTTCGACATGGCCGGCCAGCGTGCGCAGATACCCCGCATCCGCATCGATCGTCACGCTGAAGTCGTACCAGCCGCCACTTGCCGACAGGTTCAGCGTCGTCTCGACGACCGCACCGGCCGCGACCGTGCCGGAGCGCGATGCGGTGCCGTAGCCGTTGTCCACGAGCGTCGCGACCAGCGGCGTGCGGCCCGCGTTGCGCATCCGCACGACGAGATTGCCGTCGGCGCGATACGCGACCGTCACGTCGAGCAGCGGCGCGCTCGACGTCGCGCCGCCCTTGAAGCGTCGGTAGAAGCCGTTCGGCCCGTACGCCGCGAGGTCGTAGCGTCCCTGCGTATCGCGCACCGGCCACCATTGGTCGCTCAGCACGCGGCCGCTCTGGATCGTGTAGAAACGCGGGCCGTTCTGCGCGAGCGCGTCATGCACATGGAACACCGCGGCCGACGTGCCGGCCGTGTTGCCGGGCACGGCCTTGCCGTTGTTCGCGAAGCTCACGTTCAGCACGCCGGCGCGCGTGTCGAGCGCCGCCTCGACGAACAGTTCGTACGGCACCGCGCGCAGCTTGCGCTGCCCCGGCTCCTGCACCGGCAGCGGCGCGTTCTCGGCCGGGTAGCTCGCCGGATAGCTCGGCTTCGCGAGGTAGTACTGCACCCAGTACGCGTTGTCGAGCTGCGCCTTCGTCGCGGTCAGGTCGAACAGCGCGGGCGGCACCGTGCGGTCCGCATCACCCGCGAAATCGAACGCCGAGCTCAGGTCGCCGCACACGGCGCGACGCCACGGCGTGATGTTCGATTCGTAGATGTCCGGATGATCGTCGCCGAAGCGCTTCTCGATGAAGCGGATCACCGACGTGTGATCGAACACTTCGGAACAGGTCCACCCGCCCTTCGACCACGGCGAGATCGCGAGCAGCGGCACGCGTGTGCCGAGCCCGATCGGCAGGCCCGACTGCTGCTCGATCTCGCCTTCGACGCTGACCGTCGACAGCCCCTTGCCGGCTTTCCACGGCGGCACGGGCGCGGTCACGTGATCGAAGCGGCCGTCGCCTTCGTCGTAGCAGATCAGGAAGACGGTTTTCGCCCACACGTCGGGGTTCGACGTGAGCGCATCGAGAATGCGCGACACGAATTCCTCGCCGAACGACGGCCCCCACCACGGATGCTCGGACGACGAGAACGGCGGCACGATCCACGACACCTGCGGCAGCCGGTTCGCGAGCACGTCGTCGCGCAGCGACGAGATGCCGCGCGCAGTCAGCCCGCGCTGATACAGCGGCGAGCTCGACGATGCCGACTTGTACTGCGAAAACCACGCGAGCGCGTTGCAATCGTAGTTGTTGGTGTTGTCGATCCAGTATCGGCTCGACAGGAAATTCCATGCGACGTTGAACGAGCCGACGCCGCCTTCCTGATACACGCGCCAGTCGATACCGGCCTGCTGCAGACGCTCGGGGAAGGTCTGCCACGACACCGTGCCCGAGCGGTCGCCCATCGTGTTCGACATCGCGACCTGGCTGCCGTCGGCCTTCGGCGACGAGCGCCCCGTCATCAGGTAAAGACGGTTCGGATTGGTCGGCCCCATCATCGACTGGTGATACGCGTCGCAGATCGTGAACGCGTTCGCGAGCGGGTAGTAGTACGGCAGGTCGGCGCGCTTGAAGTACCCCATTGCGTCCGGCCACTGCACGGCCATCCACTGGTCGTTGCGCCCTTCGTTCCACAGCTTGTGGAACGCATCCCACTCGTGGTTCTCGGGCATCATCCACTGCGCCCACGTCTTCGACGTGTCGAGATGCCAGGGCACGTAATCGCGGCCCTTGTAGTTCTGATACCAGATCGCCTTGCCGTCGGGGCGCGCGACCGCGCGCGGATCGTTGAAACCGCGCACGCCCGGGAACGTGCCGAAGTAATGGTCGAATGCGCGGTTTTCCTGCATCAGTACGACGATGTGCTCCACGTCCCGGATCGTGCCGGTCACGCGGGCCGGCTCGACGGCAAGTGCGCGGCGAATGCTTTCGGGCAGCGTCGCCGCGAGCGCGGCGGCGCCGGCCGCTTGCGCCGAGCGGGTCAGGAACGTACGGCGGTCGATACGCGACATCGGCAATCCCTCCTCGTTTTTCTGGCCGGACGGGGATGGTCATGCAGGCGGCGTGCGCCGCGTGCGGGCGATGCGCGGCCTCGGAGCCGCAACGAGGTTCCGATAAAGGCGCGCGGCGCGTCGACGGCCCCCTCCTGCCCGCCGCGCGCGTCATCGATCTGTCGGATTTTAGAAAGGGAAATCGGACAGTTTTGTTAAGACGCGACAAAAAACCAGACGATTACGACATTAGAACTCCTCTACAATTCGCCGGCGATGCAATCGGGCGACGTAGCGGTGGGCAATGTGTCGGGAATGAGGTAATCGGCGGATGCGTGGGGCCGCGCATCCGCGGTGCCGCCCGGCCGGGCGACGAAAGTGCTTCACGTTACGCGATCGGTTCGGCCTTGCGCGTCACCGCGTCCGGCAGCCCGAACAGGCTGTCGAACGACCAGTTGTACACGAACGTGAAGATCGGGAAAAACACGATCAGCACCGCGTCGTACAGGAACGCCTGTATCAGCGACACGTCGAGCCACCACGCGATCAACGGGATCAGGAACGTCACGAGCGCGACCTGGAAGCCGATCGCGTGCAGCACGCGGCGCCCGACGGTGCGCGTCGTCGCCGCGCGCCGCCGCTCCCACGCCTCGAACGCGAGGTTGTACAGAAAATTGACGGTGACGCCCGTCGTCGAGATCATCACGCCCAGCAGGCCGCTCGTCGCCGCGCTCGCGCCGCTCAGCATGCCGAGCACCGACGACGCGATCAGGATGCCGAGCACTTCGAACATCGCGACGTAGACTATGCGTCTCTTCCACCCTTGCATGACCATCCACCTTCGTTTCGAACAAGGTGGCGAGACTATCAGCGGGTATCTTGTCCGCAAAAGTCAGGTCCTTTCAATTTTTCTGACAGGAGGCCGCGCGTGCTGACCAGCGACCACATCGACATGCTGCTGACCGTCATCGACAAAGGCTCGTTCTCGGCGGCCGCGCGTGCGCTCGGCCGCACGCCGTCGGCCATCAGCATGGCGATCGCGAACCTCGAAGCCGAACTCGATCTCGTGCTGTTCGACCGCGGCACGCGCGAACCGACGCCGACCGCCGCGATGGCCGCGCTGCTGCCCGATGCACGCTCGATCGCCGAACGCCTGCACGCGCTGCGCGCGCATGCGCAGCACCTGTCGGAAGGCGTCGAGGACACGCTGCGGCTCGGCCTCGCCGCCGAGATCGACGGCGCGCCCGTCGCCCGCGCGCTGACGGCCGTCGCCGCGAAGTATCCGGCGCTTGCGATCGGCATCGTCACCGCGCCGCAGGACGTCATCATCGATGCGCTGCATCGCAATGCGGTCGATCTGTGCGTCGCATATGGCGGGCTCGACCTGCATCCGCAGGAACAGATCCACGCGCTGTGGACCGAAACGCTCATGGCAGTCGCCGCGCCGAGCCACCCGCTGATCGCCGAGGCCACGCATCCCGAGGCGATCGAGCGGCTGTCCGGCTTCCGGCAGATCGTGATCGCCGATCCGGAGCGACCGTTGACCGACGTGCGGCCCGTGATCGGCAACCGCACGTGGAAGGTGACCGACATGGCGACCGCGATCGCGCTCGTGACAGCCGGCCATGGCTGGGCGAACCTGCCCGCATCGATGATCGGCCGGTACGTCACGGCAGGCGAGCTCGCGCCGCTCGCGTTCGCGAACATCCGCAACGGGCTGCCGCTGCCCGTGTATCTGCGGCGGCCGAAGCACACGGGGCTCGGCAAGGCGGCAAGCGAACTGGTGCACGCGCTGCGCGCTGAAAACCGGGACGCGTAACCGGTGCGGCGAGATATCGCCGCACCGTCGGCCAACGTCTGACGGCTTGACCGTTAGTTGCGGTTAATGCGCCGCCGCCGCCCCCTGGATCGAATCCACGAGCGACGCGTTGTCATAACGCCGCCCGGCGATCCCCCATCCGCCGTCGACCGCATGCACGACATTCACCCACACCTGCGCCGGCGCCAGCCGCCCGCCCGCTCGGCGCAGCACGATCGCGGTCGCCCGCTCGACGAATTGCCGCTGCCTGTCGGGCGCCGCGAGCGCCACGGCGGGCAGTTTCAGTTCGACGAATGCGGCAGGCTCCGCGCGCCCGTGCACGAAAGTCCGGTTCCGCGGCAACACGTTGAGCGTGCCCACCACGTTCGGCGCCAGGAACGCATTCCCGGTCAACCCTTCGACATCCAGCAGCGCATCGGTCAGCTCGGCAAACACCGGCCCTTCGTCGTCCGGCGTGAAAACCCCTTCGGAAACTGTCAGCGTGATCGGCATCGCACTTCCTCCTGGTCAGGTCATCGGAATCGTGACGTGATATAAATATCAGTCACTCTCTATACATTAGACACTGATCGCTCTCTATGCAAGATAAAGAGTGATCGCTCTGAAGCGAGCCTGTCATGCGCTATTCCGTCGAGCACAAACACGAAACCCGCGCGCGCATCCTCGATGCGGCGAGCCGCCTGTTCCGCCAGGAGGGGTACGGCGGCTCCGGCATCGGTCCGCTGACGAAGGCGGCGGGCGTCACCAACGGCGCGTTCTACGGGCATTTCAAATCGAAGGGCGAAGCGTTCCGCAGCGTCGTACTCGACGGCCTCGACCAGCTCCGGCAAGGCGTCGCGCGGTTCAAGGCCGAGCATGGCGCGCGCTGGCGGCGTCCGTTCGTATCGTTCTATCTGGGGCCGCGGCGCACCTGCGAACTCGGCGAAAGCTGTGCGCTGCCGAGCCTGTCTCCGGAAGTGATGCGCGCCGACGACGAGACGCGCGACGCGTATGAACAGGCCTTGCGGCAGATCGTCGACGAAGTCGCGTCCGGGCTCGGCGACACGCCCGACGACGACCGCGCGATCGCGTTCCTCGCGCTGCTGTCGGGCGGCGTCACGCTCGCCCGCGCGGTGCGCGATCCGGTGCTGGCGGAACGCATCGCCGATGCGGTCGGCCGGTACGCGGTGGTGATCGCGGAACGCACGGACGTTCAGCCGGAGCAGCAGGCATAACGGAAGGCCAATAAAAAACCCCGATCCGCGCAACCACGGATCGGGGTTCTTCATCTCACTTACTACGTGTTCACGGCGGCCCGTCACGGGCCGATGGCTCAACGCGCGGCCACACTCTCCTTGCCGGATGCCGCGTCGCCGACCGCCGTCGGCGCATTACCCCAGCCGCCGCCCAACGCACGAATCAGGTTCACGGTCGACACGGCCTGCGCACCGGTCAACTGGTTCGCCTGCAGTTGCGACTGCAGCACCGAGCGCTCGCTGTCGATCACGTCGAGATACGCGACCTCGCCTTCCTGGTACTGCGTGCGCGACAGCGTCGCCGCGCGACGCGACGCGTTGACCGCCGCATTCTGCGCGCTGATCTGGTCGTCGAGCAGGCGCAGATCGGCGAGATTGTCCTCGACCTCGCGGAACGCGACGAGCACCTGCTGCCGGTAGTTCGCCACCTGCTCGTCGTACTGCGCGCGCGCCTGCTGCACACCGGCCGCACGACGTCCGCCGTCGAACAGCGGCAGCGTCAGCGCGGCGCCGGCGAACGGCCCGAGCAGGAACGTGCGGCTCGACCACATGAACAGGCTGCCGAGCGTCGACGCCTCATAACCGAACGCCCCCGTGATATCGAGCTTCGGGAAATACGCCGATTTCGCGAGGCCGACCCGCGCGTTCGCGGCCGCCATCGCGCGCTCGGCCGCCGACACGTCCGGACGGCGTTCGAGCAGCGCGGACGGCAGGCCCGCCGGAATCTTCACGCCGACCGGCACGATCGGCGTTTCCTTGAACGCGAAATCCGCCGGCGCCTTGCCGAGCAGGATCGCGAGCGCATGTTCGGACGCCGCGCGCCGGCGCGCGACGCCGACCGCATCGGCCTGCGCGCTGGCCAGTTCGTTCTTCGCGCGCGACACGTCGAGCTCGCTGATGTCGCCTTCGTTGAAACGGCGCTGCACCAGCTTCAATGCCTGGTCGCGCAATTCCACCGTGCGGCGGTACAGGTCCTGGTCCGAGTCGAGCTGGCGCAGTTCGAAGTAGTTCTGCGCGACGTCCGCCTGCAGCGCGAGCTGCACCGAACGGAACAGCGCTTCGCTCTGCGCCTGGTCGGCACGCGACGCCTCGACGTTGCGGCCGACGCGGCCGAACAGGTCGGCCTCATACGACACCGTGCCCTGCGCGCGCCACAGCGTCGCGTTGGTCGGGCCCGTACCCTGCGGCTGGAACTGCGACGCCGACGACAGCCCTTCGCGCGTCGGTCCGAAACCGGCGCCGATCTGCGGGAACCATTGCGAGCGCGCGGAACGCGTCGCTGCACGCGCTTCCTCGACACGCGCGGCCGCGGCCTTCAGGTTCTGGTTCGCGGCGAGCGCCTGCGTCTCGAGCGAATCGAGCACCGGGTCGCCGAACACCGTCCACCATTCGCCGCGATGCGCGCCGTCGGCCGGCTCGGCCGTCTTCCACGTGCCGGCCTGTTCGCCCGCGGCCAGCGTCGGCGCTTCCTTGAACGCGGCGGGCGTCGACGCATCCGGGCGCTTGTAGTCGGGGCCCACCGCGCACGCGGCAAGCAGCGTCGCGAGCAGGGTGCTCGCCGCCGCCACCTTCGCGAAGCGCATCAGGCCATTCGTGTTGTGCATGTTGTTCATCTTTCTATCCTCAAGCATCCGGAGCCGCTACGCCGGGGGGCGTCACGCCATAACCCGCCGAGTCCTTGCCCGCGACGTGGATCTTGCCGCCCGCGAGCGTACGCAGCACGACGTAGAACACCGGCGTCAGCATCAGCCCGAACAGCGTCACGCCGAGCATCCCGAAGAACACCGCGACACCCATCGCATGACGCATCTCCGAACCCGCACCCGTCGACGTGACGAGCGGCACGACGCCCATGATGAACGCGATCGACGTCATCAGGATCGGGCGCAGCCGCAGCCGGCTCGCCTCGATCGCGGCCTCGAGCGGCGTCCTGCCGTCGTGTTCGAGCTCGCGCGCGAATTCGACGATCAGGATCGCGTTCTTCGCCGACAGCCCCACCAGCACCATCAAGCCGATCTGCGTGAAGATGTTGTTGTCGCCCTGCGTGAGCCACACGCCCGTCAGCGCCGACAGAATGCTCATCGGCACGATCAGGATCACCGCGAGCGGCAGCGTCAGGCTTTCATACAGCGCGGCGAGCACGAGGAACACGAGCAGCACGCTGATCGGGAACACATACATCGCCGAATCGCCCGCGAGAATCTGCTGGTACGTGAGGTCGGTCCATTCGAACCGCACGCCGCGCGGCAGC
The sequence above is drawn from the Burkholderia stabilis genome and encodes:
- the plcR gene encoding phospholipase C accessory protein PlcR encodes the protein MMNRTGIAWSAVALAAGAVASAVVMWAGRPGGAPQAASSTTVSQESTMTNQANASPINFRAQLDGYAHERDALNAADRQARARSLLTQLRADADAGRLDPREASGLADLLWQDAESDAGARQAASDALRDHLRDLAMGERPASPARERQDADYVAQSRKIIDEVVRTVPDREQQRAALDTRLAELRRQIYGTDAPVTHGG
- a CDS encoding phosphocholine-specific phospholipase C, with protein sequence MSRIDRRTFLTRSAQAAGAAALAATLPESIRRALAVEPARVTGTIRDVEHIVVLMQENRAFDHYFGTFPGVRGFNDPRAVARPDGKAIWYQNYKGRDYVPWHLDTSKTWAQWMMPENHEWDAFHKLWNEGRNDQWMAVQWPDAMGYFKRADLPYYYPLANAFTICDAYHQSMMGPTNPNRLYLMTGRSSPKADGSQVAMSNTMGDRSGTVSWQTFPERLQQAGIDWRVYQEGGVGSFNVAWNFLSSRYWIDNTNNYDCNALAWFSQYKSASSSSPLYQRGLTARGISSLRDDVLANRLPQVSWIVPPFSSSEHPWWGPSFGEEFVSRILDALTSNPDVWAKTVFLICYDEGDGRFDHVTAPVPPWKAGKGLSTVSVEGEIEQQSGLPIGLGTRVPLLAISPWSKGGWTCSEVFDHTSVIRFIEKRFGDDHPDIYESNITPWRRAVCGDLSSAFDFAGDADRTVPPALFDLTATKAQLDNAYWVQYYLAKPSYPASYPAENAPLPVQEPGQRKLRAVPYELFVEAALDTRAGVLNVSFANNGKAVPGNTAGTSAAVFHVHDALAQNGPRFYTIQSGRVLSDQWWPVRDTQGRYDLAAYGPNGFYRRFKGGATSSAPLLDVTVAYRADGNLVVRMRNAGRTPLVATLVDNGYGTASRSGTVAAGAVVETTLNLSASGGWYDFSVTIDADAGYLRTLAGHVETGAASVTDPLFARVTGTA
- a CDS encoding PACE efflux transporter, whose product is MQGWKRRIVYVAMFEVLGILIASSVLGMLSGASAATSGLLGVMISTTGVTVNFLYNLAFEAWERRRAATTRTVGRRVLHAIGFQVALVTFLIPLIAWWLDVSLIQAFLYDAVLIVFFPIFTFVYNWSFDSLFGLPDAVTRKAEPIA
- a CDS encoding LysR family transcriptional regulator, whose translation is MLTSDHIDMLLTVIDKGSFSAAARALGRTPSAISMAIANLEAELDLVLFDRGTREPTPTAAMAALLPDARSIAERLHALRAHAQHLSEGVEDTLRLGLAAEIDGAPVARALTAVAAKYPALAIGIVTAPQDVIIDALHRNAVDLCVAYGGLDLHPQEQIHALWTETLMAVAAPSHPLIAEATHPEAIERLSGFRQIVIADPERPLTDVRPVIGNRTWKVTDMATAIALVTAGHGWANLPASMIGRYVTAGELAPLAFANIRNGLPLPVYLRRPKHTGLGKAASELVHALRAENRDA
- a CDS encoding Tautomerase enzyme, coding for MPITLTVSEGVFTPDDEGPVFAELTDALLDVEGLTGNAFLAPNVVGTLNVLPRNRTFVHGRAEPAAFVELKLPAVALAAPDRQRQFVERATAIVLRRAGGRLAPAQVWVNVVHAVDGGWGIAGRRYDNASLVDSIQGAAAAH
- a CDS encoding TetR/AcrR family transcriptional regulator, whose product is MRYSVEHKHETRARILDAASRLFRQEGYGGSGIGPLTKAAGVTNGAFYGHFKSKGEAFRSVVLDGLDQLRQGVARFKAEHGARWRRPFVSFYLGPRRTCELGESCALPSLSPEVMRADDETRDAYEQALRQIVDEVASGLGDTPDDDRAIAFLALLSGGVTLARAVRDPVLAERIADAVGRYAVVIAERTDVQPEQQA